The following proteins are encoded in a genomic region of Hyla sarda isolate aHylSar1 chromosome 3, aHylSar1.hap1, whole genome shotgun sequence:
- the LOC130362081 gene encoding protein ripply2.2-like isoform X1: MEPTLVTEQGGSEERRLSSLDVECLSCRCLRRRTPYPSGCIRVTRGAEHRLHATFWRPWMQRSSRKSLPQSLPYAKGLCENRQAGQKPVDYNHPVRLFWPRSKPLDLMYVEAEDLLKNFPVQATLSFYDSESDTDNDEENPEEEHDSGFESD; encoded by the exons ATGGAGCCGACTTTGGTGACGGAGCAGGGTGGGTCTGAAGAGCGAAGACTATCATCCCTGGATGTGGAGTGCCTGAGCTGTAGATGTCTCAGGAGGAGAACACCTTACCCAAGTGGATGTATCCGTGTAACTAGAGGGGCAGAGCACAG GCTCCATGCTACGTTCTGGAGACCATGGATGCAAAGAAGCTCTAGAAAATCACTGCCACAAAGTTTG CCATATGCCAAAGGCCTGTGTGAAAATCGTCAAGCTGGACAGAAGCCTGTAGACTACAACCACCCTGTGAG ATTATTTTGGCCCAGATCTAAGCCACTAGATCTCATGTATGTGGAAGCAGAAGACTTATTAAAAAATTTTCCAGTCCAGGCCACATTATCCTTCTATGACTCTGAATCAGACACAGACAATGATGAAGAAAACCCTGAAGAGGAACATGATTCTGGTTTTGAATCAGACTAA
- the LOC130362081 gene encoding protein ripply2.2-like isoform X2 — protein sequence MNGVQLRIGDRRSILPRVLDPHYRDLGESQRLSLPQSDTSPILLHATFWRPWMQRSSRKSLPQSLPYAKGLCENRQAGQKPVDYNHPVRLFWPRSKPLDLMYVEAEDLLKNFPVQATLSFYDSESDTDNDEENPEEEHDSGFESD from the exons ATGAATGGAGTGCAGTTGCGCATAGGTGACCGCCGCTCTATTCTGCCAAGAGTTTTAGATCCCCATTATAGAGATCTTGGGGAGTCTCAGAGATTGAGCCTTCCGCAATCAGACACTAGCCCTATCCT GCTCCATGCTACGTTCTGGAGACCATGGATGCAAAGAAGCTCTAGAAAATCACTGCCACAAAGTTTG CCATATGCCAAAGGCCTGTGTGAAAATCGTCAAGCTGGACAGAAGCCTGTAGACTACAACCACCCTGTGAG ATTATTTTGGCCCAGATCTAAGCCACTAGATCTCATGTATGTGGAAGCAGAAGACTTATTAAAAAATTTTCCAGTCCAGGCCACATTATCCTTCTATGACTCTGAATCAGACACAGACAATGATGAAGAAAACCCTGAAGAGGAACATGATTCTGGTTTTGAATCAGACTAA